GGGCCCGACCTTTGACACCGACGGCACCGTCTATCTCTCCTGGGCACGGCCCCACGCCCAGGGTTCGCAGGGCGTGGTGGCCACCGCCCGGCTGGATACTCAGACGGCATCGCTCAGCGATGTCGACGTGATCTGGGAGCAGGCTCCCTCGACCGGCGACGGCCACTTCTCCCTCCGGCTGCTCATCCAGGGCGATCACCTCTTTGTCACCTCGGGGGAGCGTCAGAAGGGTGCGCCGGCGCAGAGCATGGCCACCAACCTGGGCAAGATCCTCCGGCTCACCCTCGATGGCGAGCCGGCCGAAGGGAACCCCTGGTACGACCGGGGCGGCGTGGCAGCGGAGTTCTATTCAATGGGCCACCGCAATATCCTGGGCATTGCTGAGGGCCCCGGTGGATCGGTCTGGGCCAGCGAAATGGGACCGCGCGGTGGCGACGAACTCAACCTCATCGAGCCGGGCGGGAACTACGGCTGGCCGAAGGTGTCCATGGGCGACAACTACGACGGGACCCCCATCCCGGACCACGCGGCGGGCGACGGCTTCCGCGCCCCGAAGGCGTACTGGGATCCGTCGATCTCCCCGGCCAACCTGGCCATCTACCAGGGCACTCTCTTCCCGGGCTGGCAGGGCAGCGCCCTGCTCGGCGGCCTGTCGGGGCAGACGCTCGTCCGGGTGCCCATTGCGGGCGAAGACACGGGCACCCCGGAGTCGTGGGATGCCGGAGCACGTATTCGCGAGGTCGAGGTCGCGCCCGACGGCGCGGTCTGGATCCTCGAGGACGGTGCCGACGGGCGGCTGCGCGAACTCAGGCCTCAGTAGGAACCGCAGATTCTGTCCAGACGTCTGGACAGCCCACCTTGCTCCCCGGGCCGGGGCGTAGGCTTCGCCGTGCGAGGAAGGCAGGAACACAATGTTGGCCGTGTTGTTCGGGGTGTTGGCGGGCGCGTGTCTGCCGGTGCAGACGTCGGTGAATACCCGGCTGCGATTGAGCGTCGGCTCACCGCTGCTGGCGTCCTTGCTCTCTTTTACTGTGGGAACGGTGGCGCTGGCGGCCGCGACGCTCGTGGCCACCGGGCGTGCCTATCCCGAGCTGGGGCTGGCGGCGGGCAGTCCGTGGTGGACGTTCATCGGCGGCATGCTCGGGGTTTTTGTGCTCACGGGAAACATCCTGCTGTTTCCGCGCATCGGTGGGGTGCAGACCGTGGTCCTGCCGATCGCGGGTCAGGTGCTCATGGGTCTGGCCATCGACGCCTTCGGGATCTTCGGCTCAGCGGTCGTACCGCTCAGCGTGAGCCGCATTGCTGGTGGGCTCGCGGTGTTGCTGGGCGTGTTGCTCGTGGTCAATGTGTTCCAGAGCCGGGCCCAATCCCCGGCTGACCGGAAGGGCGAACCTGCTCTGTGGCTGTGGCGACTCATGGGGGGCGCCATGGGACTGGCCGCCGCGACGCAGACGGCGGTCAACGGCCGCCTCGGTGGCGAACTCGGATCCGCCGTGGCCGCCGCGCTGTTCTCCTTCGCCACGGGTGCGGCGACCCTGCTGCTGGTGTTGCTGACCCGCACGCCGTTTCGTTTCCGGGTGCCGGACGGTCAGGCACGCAACCCCGCGTGGATGTGGATCGGCGGGGTGCTGGGCTCGATCATCGTGTTCGCCGGCGCGTTTCTCGCGCCGGTCATCGGCACGGGAGCCACGGTGGTGGTGCTGTTGCTGGGCATGATGACCGGCAGCGTGCTCATCGACACCTTCGGGCTCCTCGGCAGCCCGCGGCGCCGGCCGCAGTGGACGCAGGTGGTGGGACTGGTGGTCATCCTGGTGGGAGTCGTGCTGATTCGGATCGTCTAAACCCGCCCGGGCCGCCGACGCCCCTGTTAGCGTGGTGGTTATGACCAATCTCAGCTCTGACTTTCTTGGCAGCCTCCCACAGCTGACGGGCACCCCGCCGACAATCGACCTTGATCTGCTCCCGGAAGAGCCGCGCGAGCTGTTCGCCCGGTGGTTCCGGGAGGCCGTCGACGCAGGCGTCCCCGAGGCGAAGGCCATGACCGTGGCGACCGTCGACGCCGACGGGCTGCCTGACGCCCGCATGGTCGACCTCCAGTCCGTGGATGAGAACGGGTGGACGTTCATCACCGGCAAGGCCAGCGCCAAGGCGGCCCAACTGACGGCGAACCCGGCGGCCGCGCTGAACTTCTGGTGGCAGCCACAGATTCGCGCGGTCCGCATCCGCGGCGAGGCAACCCCGATCCCGATCGGGGAGTACGCGCAGGCCTGGCGGGTCGACCCGATACATGTGGAGTTCTGGCAGTCGACCGCGAAGCAGGAAAACACCCGGATTCGCTATGAGAGGACCGAGATGGGCTGGGAACGCAGCATAGAGACCCCGTAGAGCACTGACCGCCGGCCGCGAATCCTGCGCACAGTAGTCGATCGCCTCGTGCGCCCGCTCCGGAGCCCCGCCGGCAACGGCTAGTGTTTCTTCATGACCACGTTTGACGTGACCATTCACCGAAACCTAGGCACCCCGGACACCCCGAGCCGCACGGCCCGCGAGGCAGCAGCACTGTGGGTGAAATCCGACGAGGACTCTTACGGTTTCGCAGATCTGGTGCCCACGCCGGAATTCATGGCGACATTCACCTCCGACGAGGCGGCCGCGCGTGGCGTCCTCATCACGGCCGTGGGGACCAACGGTGAGCTGGCCGGGTTCATCCTTACCGCCCTGCCCGTCCGCGACAACACCGACCGCATGCACCTGGAGTCCCGGGTTCGCCCCGGTCTCGAGAAAGGTGAGGTGCTCCGCCAGATGTGGCCGGAACTCAAGCGGCTAGCGACGGAGGAGGGCCGAGACAAGTTCACCTGGTTGGAGCCCGCGACGCTCGAAGGCGGGGAGATCGCGCCGGAGACAGGAACGGGCGCGGTGCGGCGGACGAGTTGTACCGACCTGCTGGGTGAGCACGGTTTCGAGCTCTCGCAGATCGAGATCATCTACTCCATCGACGTCGACGAAGCGCTGACGAGTGTCGCCGGTACCAGGACGGACGAGGGGTACCACACCGAGTCCTGGGTGGGAGCGACGCCGGAGCGGTTCATGGACGGCCTCGTCGTGTTGCGCACGTCCATGAGCGTCGACATCCCGCAGGGCGACCAGCAGACGGAGGTCGAGCAGTGGGACTCGGAGCGGATCAGGCGCGCCGACCGACGGGCCGCCGAGGCCGGGAGGGTGATGCTGCGGACGGTGGCCGTCGATAAGCGCACCGGAGAGCTGGCCGGCTACACGGAACTCAGGCACTCGGCGGCCGGGGGAGAGGCTGCAGAACAGTCGGATACACACGTCGCCGAGGAACACCGCGGCCACGGGCTGGGACTGGCGATGAAGCACGCCAACCTCGTTCAGCTCGCGGAGACAAGCCCACACATCCGGCGCATTCTCACCTCCAACGCCAGCGAGAATTCCTGGATGAGGGCCATCAATGAGCGCCTCGGCGGAAGGGCGGTGGCCGCGCAGGGAATCTGGGAGGCTAGCGTCGAGGCTTGAGCGGGACGAACCGGTACAGCCCGTGTCTAGTGGCCGAGCCGTCGGCAAGCACCCGGAGCATCGTCCCCGCGACCGGGATGACCATGACTCCGTCGGGATGCAGCTGCTCGACCAGCTCCTCGGGGAGCTCCCGCGGCTGCGCGGAGACGAGGATCCGGTCGAAGGGCGCTTCGGCGGGGAGGCCATAGACGTCGTCCGTTGCCTGCCTGATGGAGGCGTGGGGGAAGTCGAACTTGGCCAGGTTCGCGCTGCCGAACGTGACTAGCTCAGGCACGAGTTCGACCCCGAGCACGGCGCCCTCGGGCCCGGTGAGCGTAGCCAGCAGTGCGGTGGACCACCCCGAACCAGCGCCGATGTCGAGGACCCGGTGGCCGGGGCGGACATCGAGGAGCGTGAGCATGTCGGCGACGGTGCGCGGCTGCGAGTTCGTCTGCCCGTGGCCGATGGACAGCGGCGCGTCGACGCCGTAGTGCTCGACGTGCTCGGGCAGGAGGAACTCGCGACGGTCGACGGCGGCGAAAGCTTCGGAGACCTTCACGCTCGTGCGGCCCCGCTAGACCTCGACCGACTCGCCCGGCTTGAGCGGCAGGTACTCCACCCCGTGGTCCTTGGCGAGCTGGCGGAGCAGCCCGCCCCGGAGCGTGAGGCCGTTGTCGTTGTCGACCCCGTCGTGCACGCCGATGAACCGCTTCGGCCGGTGGGCCGCGAGGTATTCGTCGACCATGAGCATGCGCAGCCACGGCCCACTGATCGGCACCAGTACAACCTCCATGTCCGGGATCGCCGCCATCGAGTCGCCGGGATGCAGCACCGTGTCGTTGAAGAGGTATCCGAGGTTCTCCGGCAGCTCCTTGGAGTTGATGATCTTCTCGTGCGGGGTCTCGCGGACCTCGACGTTGAGTGAGCCCAGCGAGAAGGTGTCACCGTCGGCGACCACGTTGTAGTCGGCGTCGATAAGCTCCCTCAACCCCTCCGGGCCGTAGATCCGCAGCTCGGGGTTGGTGGCGCGGGCGGCGGTGAGCGCGTCCGCGTCGACGTGATCGGGGTGGATGTGGGTGATGAGGACGGCGTCGACCTCGGCGAGGTTGTCCGGGGTGCCGAAGCCGCCGGGGTCGAGCACGACCGTGGTGTCGCCGTCGGAGATTTCTACGCAGGAGTGGATTCGTCGGGTGATCTTCATGCCTTCCCATTGTGCCAACTTCCTCCACGTAGCGTGGTGGGCATGGACATCACTGTGACGCAGGGAGACATCACCACCGCGCGTGTCGACGCCGTGGTCAACGCGGCAAATTCCTCACTCATGGGTGGGGGAGGTGTCGACGGAGCGATCCACCGGGCCGCCGGGCCGGAACTGCTCGCCGCGTGCAAGAAGGCGCGTGCCGAGCTCTACCCGGACGGGCTGCCGCGCGGGGAGGCCGTGGCCACGGAGGCCGGAAACCTCGACGCAGAGTGGGTCATCCACACCGTCGGGCCGGTGCATGCCAAGACCATCGACCACTCGGACGTGCTGGCATCGTGTTACCGGGAGTCCCTGCGGGAGGCGCGGCGTGTCGGCGCCCGCAGCGTGGCCTTCCCCGCGATCTCCGCGGGGGTCTACGGGTGGCCGATGGACGACGCCACCCGCATCGCGGTGGAGACCGTGCGGTCCATGGCGGCCGAGGTGGGCGGGGACATCGATACGGTGACGTTCTACGCGTTCGACGAACGCGCGGCGGCGGCCTTCGGGGAGGCGTTGGCGGCGAGCTAGGAGCGCCGCCGCCCGGGATGGAGCGGCTCATTCCGTTTGTGCCGGTCGATGCCCGTATTATCGGCCCCATGCGTTTTCTCAACGATCAGCAGCCCGAGCACGACCTGACCTACGACGACATCTTCCTCGTCCCCTCGATGTCCGAGGTGGGGTCGCGCATGTCGGTCAACCTCGCGACCAACGACGGCACCGGCACGACCATCCCGCTGGTCGTGGCCAACATGACCGCCGTTGCGGGGCGCCGCATGGCGGAGACGATCGCCCGCCGCGGCGGCATCGCCATCATCCCGCAGGACGTCCCCGCGGAGTTCGTCGCCGAGACGATCAACCAGGTGAAGTCCGCGCACCTGCTCTACGACACCCCGATCACCGTCAAGCCCCACCACACCGCCGGGTACACCCGCAACCTCCTGCCCAAGCGCGCGCACGGTGCCGCGGTCGTCGTCGACCCGGAGACGTCGCGTCCCGTGGGCATGATCACCGCGCGTGACCTCGAGGGTGCGGACAACTTCGCCCAGGTCGGCGACCTCATGTCCCCGTCGCTGTTCACCCTGCCCGCGGGCATCGAACCCCGCCAGGCCTTCGAGCAGCTCAACGCGGCCTCGCGCAAGCTGGCCCCCGTGGTCAGCGAGGACGGCCAGCTCCTCGGCGTGCTCACCCGCGCCGGTGCGCTGCGCGACTCCCTGTACACCCCGGCGGTCGACGGCTCCGGCCGCCTGCGCATCGGCGCCGCCATCGGCGTCAACGGTGACGTCGCCGGCCGGGCTCGGACGCTTCTCGACGCCGGTGCGGACGTCCTCGTCATCGACACGGCCCACGGGCACCAGCGGGCGATGATCGACGCCCTGCGCACGGTGCGCGAGCTCAACCCGGGCGTCCCCGTCGCCGCGGGCAACGTGGTCACCCCGGAAGGCGTGCGCGACCT
This sequence is a window from Corynebacterium doosanense CAU 212 = DSM 45436. Protein-coding genes within it:
- a CDS encoding GNAT family N-acetyltransferase, which translates into the protein MTTFDVTIHRNLGTPDTPSRTAREAAALWVKSDEDSYGFADLVPTPEFMATFTSDEAAARGVLITAVGTNGELAGFILTALPVRDNTDRMHLESRVRPGLEKGEVLRQMWPELKRLATEEGRDKFTWLEPATLEGGEIAPETGTGAVRRTSCTDLLGEHGFELSQIEIIYSIDVDEALTSVAGTRTDEGYHTESWVGATPERFMDGLVVLRTSMSVDIPQGDQQTEVEQWDSERIRRADRRAAEAGRVMLRTVAVDKRTGELAGYTELRHSAAGGEAAEQSDTHVAEEHRGHGLGLAMKHANLVQLAETSPHIRRILTSNASENSWMRAINERLGGRAVAAQGIWEASVEA
- a CDS encoding protein-L-isoaspartate O-methyltransferase family protein, translating into MKVSEAFAAVDRREFLLPEHVEHYGVDAPLSIGHGQTNSQPRTVADMLTLLDVRPGHRVLDIGAGSGWSTALLATLTGPEGAVLGVELVPELVTFGSANLAKFDFPHASIRQATDDVYGLPAEAPFDRILVSAQPRELPEELVEQLHPDGVMVIPVAGTMLRVLADGSATRHGLYRFVPLKPRR
- a CDS encoding PQQ-dependent sugar dehydrogenase — encoded protein: MRRHLPAVLATATSLTLLAAGQVASAADLSSGSSLPRLSSGSSLPGTTAPDLSESFVVTEHGSFNEGWAMSFLPGTHYLAVTERAGAIRLYDTETDEVTEVTGVPEVYDVGKAGLFDLIPGPTFDTDGTVYLSWARPHAQGSQGVVATARLDTQTASLSDVDVIWEQAPSTGDGHFSLRLLIQGDHLFVTSGERQKGAPAQSMATNLGKILRLTLDGEPAEGNPWYDRGGVAAEFYSMGHRNILGIAEGPGGSVWASEMGPRGGDELNLIEPGGNYGWPKVSMGDNYDGTPIPDHAAGDGFRAPKAYWDPSISPANLAIYQGTLFPGWQGSALLGGLSGQTLVRVPIAGEDTGTPESWDAGARIREVEVAPDGAVWILEDGADGRLRELRPQ
- a CDS encoding MBL fold metallo-hydrolase — encoded protein: MKITRRIHSCVEISDGDTTVVLDPGGFGTPDNLAEVDAVLITHIHPDHVDADALTAARATNPELRIYGPEGLRELIDADYNVVADGDTFSLGSLNVEVRETPHEKIINSKELPENLGYLFNDTVLHPGDSMAAIPDMEVVLVPISGPWLRMLMVDEYLAAHRPKRFIGVHDGVDNDNGLTLRGGLLRQLAKDHGVEYLPLKPGESVEV
- a CDS encoding GuaB1 family IMP dehydrogenase-related protein, which produces MRFLNDQQPEHDLTYDDIFLVPSMSEVGSRMSVNLATNDGTGTTIPLVVANMTAVAGRRMAETIARRGGIAIIPQDVPAEFVAETINQVKSAHLLYDTPITVKPHHTAGYTRNLLPKRAHGAAVVVDPETSRPVGMITARDLEGADNFAQVGDLMSPSLFTLPAGIEPRQAFEQLNAASRKLAPVVSEDGQLLGVLTRAGALRDSLYTPAVDGSGRLRIGAAIGVNGDVAGRARTLLDAGADVLVIDTAHGHQRAMIDALRTVRELNPGVPVAAGNVVTPEGVRDLIEAGADIIKVGVGPGAMCTTRMQTGVGRPQFSAVLECAAEAKKYGKHVWADGGVRNPRDVALALAAGASNVMIGSWFAGTYESPGDLLRDGDGREYKESFGMASHRAVENRNTATEAFEKARREMFEEGISSAKIYLQPGRGGVEDLVDSIVSGVRSSFTYAGADSVEAFEERAVVGIQSAAGYAEGKPRPTR
- a CDS encoding O-acetyl-ADP-ribose deacetylase; the protein is MDITVTQGDITTARVDAVVNAANSSLMGGGGVDGAIHRAAGPELLAACKKARAELYPDGLPRGEAVATEAGNLDAEWVIHTVGPVHAKTIDHSDVLASCYRESLREARRVGARSVAFPAISAGVYGWPMDDATRIAVETVRSMAAEVGGDIDTVTFYAFDERAAAAFGEALAAS
- a CDS encoding pyridoxamine 5'-phosphate oxidase family protein, which translates into the protein MTNLSSDFLGSLPQLTGTPPTIDLDLLPEEPRELFARWFREAVDAGVPEAKAMTVATVDADGLPDARMVDLQSVDENGWTFITGKASAKAAQLTANPAAALNFWWQPQIRAVRIRGEATPIPIGEYAQAWRVDPIHVEFWQSTAKQENTRIRYERTEMGWERSIETP
- a CDS encoding DMT family transporter, which translates into the protein MLAVLFGVLAGACLPVQTSVNTRLRLSVGSPLLASLLSFTVGTVALAAATLVATGRAYPELGLAAGSPWWTFIGGMLGVFVLTGNILLFPRIGGVQTVVLPIAGQVLMGLAIDAFGIFGSAVVPLSVSRIAGGLAVLLGVLLVVNVFQSRAQSPADRKGEPALWLWRLMGGAMGLAAATQTAVNGRLGGELGSAVAAALFSFATGAATLLLVLLTRTPFRFRVPDGQARNPAWMWIGGVLGSIIVFAGAFLAPVIGTGATVVVLLLGMMTGSVLIDTFGLLGSPRRRPQWTQVVGLVVILVGVVLIRIV